One window of the Anopheles cruzii chromosome 2, idAnoCruzAS_RS32_06, whole genome shotgun sequence genome contains the following:
- the LOC128268809 gene encoding calsyntenin-1 isoform X1: MVPGTKGIYLALLVLVASSSFSGHHQVKGEKYEDEDDYYDSRERVLETSYHGLIKENETFVEITPLIKVDESKICGFHIIKKNKEIPFQIELVNELGILKAKKTLNCEKRKNYKFDITAVFCDGSHSKSASVHISVIDINEYSPTFLQPSYVTEVDEGRLYQEIIRVEATDKDCTPLFGDVCKYEILTNDQPFTIDNEGSIRNTEPLSHKISHNHILSVVAYDCAMKQSAPVMVNIRVRRVCEAHVMGVAERIDYTANSLESVSLFPKIRLELCDMQCKGEDMVIQSSVSLKTKHISFGCDRDATQCLRRLSEGEPRQQLADGAGGLVDLLQKNTDWTKDLVYDEGAESVFHFDGNSGAIVPKNVVQPQDFAAHQFSIVTMFRHHSIATNDKHTKEHIVCSADDHKMNRHHMALFVRNCRLILLLRKDFNDGDLNIFSPAEWRWKIPQVCDNEWHHYTVNVDLPKVELYVDGVRFESSVEDRHSNPEVIDDWPLHAAHGINTTLAIGACYQGSENRLKHGFSGDISEIKLSTRAILTPSQIRCGTDCAEKLLPPADHYLEPEQQIQSNTQMNKIVIEGSNKTNIELLLQQIQYINAKENPTIGRRNIQVMTTVSCPNKKAIRLPTIDTYIMVTSTSGGGAASGSSGTASASSSSSVSGLYSKILDKPLTTDQKPRIVISGNSNHLVSYPDIKDGVKILAQINISIYTGKDIRPEMQKLDSCNVNVFPSLNPDHEEITIDDKDGADESLFKFDIKTKISKEGVEMIGYDTIENYQHVLKSLVYINKKPAYYLNRVFKLTCSQVDDHFRSAEYTLTLTVLHPKQQPTSSAAAAAAAASPSSNVLLAISTAPSEGQHNAPVAVDSHDNTNQYAHAMLHSHDVQEAQSKVRTSSGIVGHEKLASSHSTMLIVVICASFVLLICGVGIARLRNNSTGSAVGGSGGGLLGSGAAGHSRNTDKHQPCPKVAPDQQLDWDDSALTITINPMQNDNLSDESSESENSDSEDEEVINGRYKNVSQLEWDNSTI, translated from the exons ATTGAGCTGGTCAACGAGCTCGGTATCCTGAAGGCGAAAAAGACACTCAACTGTGAGAAGCGGAAAAACTACAAGTTCGACATCACCGCCGTGTTCTGCGATGGGTCACACTCCAAGAG CGCAAGCGTTCACATCTCCGTGATTGACATAAATGAATATTCGCCAACATTCCTGCAGCCTTCGTACGTCACAGAG GTGGACGAAGGCCGGCTGTACCAGGAGATCATTCGCGTCGAGGCCACGGACAAGGACTGTACGCCACTGTTTGGCGATGTGTGCAAGTACGAGATCCTGACGAACGATCAGCCGTTCACCATCGACAACGAGGGCTCGATCCGCAACACGGAACCGCTGTCGCACAAGATCTCGCACAATCACATcctctcggtggtggcgtacGACTGTGCGATGAAGCAGTCGGCCCCGGTGATGGTCAACATCCGCGTGCGGCGTGTCTGCGAGGCGCACGTCATGGGCGTGGCCGAACGGATCGACTACACCGCCAACTCGCTGGAGAGCGTCTCGCTGTTCCCGAAGATTCGGCTCGAGCTGTGCGATATGCAGTGCAAGGGCGAGGACATGGTGATCCAGTCGTCGGTGTCGCTCAAGACGAAGCACATCTCGTTCGGGTGCGATCGTGACGCGACCCAGTGTCTGCGCCGGTTGAGCGAAGGCGAGCCccgccagcagctggccgacggtgccggcggGCTGGTCGATCTGCTGCAGAAGAACACCGACTGGACGAAGGACCTGGTGTACGACGAGGGCGCCGAGTCGGTGTTCCACTTTGACGGCAACTCGGGCGCGATCGTGCCGAAGAACGTCGTGCAGCCGCAGGACTTTGCGGCGCACCAGTTCAGCATCGTGACGATGTTCCGGCACCACAGTATCGCGACGAACGATAAGCACACCAAGGAGCACATCGTGTGCAGCGCGGACGACCACAAGATGAACCGCCACCACATGGCGCTGTTTGTGCGCAACTGCCGgctgatcctgctgctgcgcaaGGACTTTAACGATGGCGACCTGAACATCTTCAGCCCGGCCGAGTGGCGCTGGAAGATTCCGCAGGTGTGCGACAACGAGTGGCACCACTACACGGTCAACGTGGACCTGCCGAAGGTGGAACTGTACGTCGATGGGGTGCGCTTCGAGAGCAGCGTCGAGGACCGGCACAGCAACCCGGAGGTGATCGACGATTGGCCTCTGCACGCGGCGCACGGCATCAACACGACGCTCGCGATCGGTGCCTGCTATCAGGGATCGGAGAACCGCCTGAAGCACGGTTTCAGTGGCGACATCTCGGAGATCAAGCTGTCGACCCGTGCCATCCTGACACCGAGCCAGATTCGCTGCGGAACGGACTGTGCCGAGAAGCTGCTGCCGCCCGCCGATCACTACCTTGAGCCGGAGCAGCAAATTCAGTCAAACACGCAGATGAACAAGATCGTGATCGAGGGTAGCAACAAGACCAacatcgagctgctgctgcagcaaatCCAGTACATCAATGCGAAGGAAAACCCCACGATCGGACGCCGTAACATCCAGGTGATGACCACGGTGAGCTGCCCGAACAAGAAGGCGATCCGGTTGCCAACGATCGATACCTACATCATGGTTACGTCGaccagcggtggtggtgctgcatcAGGTTCGTCCGGCACCGCGtctgcttcgtcgtcgtcatcagtGTCGGGGTTGTACAGCAAGATCCTGGACAAACCGCTCACCACGGACCAGAAGCCCCGGATTGTGATCAGCGGCAACTCGAACCATCTCGTGTCGTACCCGGACATCAAGGATGGTGTGAAGATCCTGGCGCAGATCAACATCAGCATCTACACCGGCAAGGACATTCGGCCCGAGATGCAGAAGCTGGACTCGTGCAACGTGAACGTGTTCCCGAGCCTCAACCCGGACCACGAGGAGATCACGATCGACGATAAGGACGGGGCGGATGAGTCGCTGTTCAAGTTCGACATCAAGACGAAGATCAGCAAGGAGGGCGTCGAGATGATCGGTTACGACACGATCGAGAACTACCAGCACGTGCTGAAGTCGCTCGTCTACATCAACAAGAAGCCGGCCTACTACCTGAACCGGGTGTTCAAGCTGACCTGCTCGCAGGTGGACGATCACTTCCGAAGCGCCGAGTACACGCTTACGCTGACGGTGCTGCACccgaagcagcagccaacgtcctcggcggcggcggccgccgcagcagcgtcGCCCTCGTCGAACGTTCTGCTCGCCATCTCAACCGCACCGTCCGAGGGTCAACATAATGCGCCCGTTGCCGTCGATTCGCACG ATAACACAAATCAGTACGCACATGCGATGCTACACTCGCACGATGTGCAGGAGGCCCAGTCGAAGGTTCGCACCAGTTCCGGCATCGTCGGGCACGAGAAGCTCGCCTCGTCCCACTCGACGATGCTGATTGTGGTGATTTGCGCCTCGTTCGTGCTGCTAATCTGCGGTGTCGGCATTGCCCGTCtgcgcaacaacagcaccggaAGTGCTGTGGGGGGTAGTGGTGGCGGTCTACTCGGGTCCGGCGCGGCCGGCCATTCGCGCAACACCGACAAACATCAGCCGTGCCCGAAGGTGGCCCCGGACCAGCAGCTCGATTGGGACGATTCCGCCCTGACCATCACCATCAACCCGATGCAGAACGACAACCTGTCGGACGAGAGCTCCGAGTCGGAGAACTCGGActccgaggacgaggaggtCATCAACGGGCGCTACAAAAACGTCAGCCAGCTCGAATGGGACAACTCCACAAT CTAA
- the LOC128268809 gene encoding calsyntenin-1 isoform X2 translates to MVPGTKGIYLALLVLVASSSFSGHHQVKGEKYEDEDDYYDSRERVLETSYHGLIKENETFVEITPLIKVDESKICGFHIIKKNKEIPFQIELVNELGILKAKKTLNCEKRKNYKFDITAVFCDGSHSKSASVHISVIDINEYSPTFLQPSYVTEVDEGRLYQEIIRVEATDKDCTPLFGDVCKYEILTNDQPFTIDNEGSIRNTEPLSHKISHNHILSVVAYDCAMKQSAPVMVNIRVRRVCEAHVMGVAERIDYTANSLESVSLFPKIRLELCDMQCKGEDMVIQSSVSLKTKHISFGCDRDATQCLRRLSEGEPRQQLADGAGGLVDLLQKNTDWTKDLVYDEGAESVFHFDGNSGAIVPKNVVQPQDFAAHQFSIVTMFRHHSIATNDKHTKEHIVCSADDHKMNRHHMALFVRNCRLILLLRKDFNDGDLNIFSPAEWRWKIPQVCDNEWHHYTVNVDLPKVELYVDGVRFESSVEDRHSNPEVIDDWPLHAAHGINTTLAIGACYQGSENRLKHGFSGDISEIKLSTRAILTPSQIRCGTDCAEKLLPPADHYLEPEQQIQSNTQMNKIVIEGSNKTNIELLLQQIQYINAKENPTIGRRNIQVMTTVSCPNKKAIRLPTIDTYIMVTSTSGGGAASGSSGTASASSSSSVSGLYSKILDKPLTTDQKPRIVISGNSNHLVSYPDIKDGVKILAQINISIYTGKDIRPEMQKLDSCNVNVFPSLNPDHEEITIDDKDGADESLFKFDIKTKISKEGVEMIGYDTIENYQHVLKSLVYINKKPAYYLNRVFKLTCSQVDDHFRSAEYTLTLTVLHPKQQPTSSAAAAAAAASPSSNVLLAISTAPSEGQHNAPVAVDSHDNTNQYAHAMLHSHDVQEAQSKVRTSSGIVGHEKLASSHSTMLIVVICASFVLLICGVGIARLRNNSTGSAVGGSGGGLLGSGAAGHSRNTDKHQPCPKVAPDQQLDWDDSALTITINPMQNDNLSDESSESENSDSEDEEVINGRYKNVSQLEWDNSTM, encoded by the exons ATTGAGCTGGTCAACGAGCTCGGTATCCTGAAGGCGAAAAAGACACTCAACTGTGAGAAGCGGAAAAACTACAAGTTCGACATCACCGCCGTGTTCTGCGATGGGTCACACTCCAAGAG CGCAAGCGTTCACATCTCCGTGATTGACATAAATGAATATTCGCCAACATTCCTGCAGCCTTCGTACGTCACAGAG GTGGACGAAGGCCGGCTGTACCAGGAGATCATTCGCGTCGAGGCCACGGACAAGGACTGTACGCCACTGTTTGGCGATGTGTGCAAGTACGAGATCCTGACGAACGATCAGCCGTTCACCATCGACAACGAGGGCTCGATCCGCAACACGGAACCGCTGTCGCACAAGATCTCGCACAATCACATcctctcggtggtggcgtacGACTGTGCGATGAAGCAGTCGGCCCCGGTGATGGTCAACATCCGCGTGCGGCGTGTCTGCGAGGCGCACGTCATGGGCGTGGCCGAACGGATCGACTACACCGCCAACTCGCTGGAGAGCGTCTCGCTGTTCCCGAAGATTCGGCTCGAGCTGTGCGATATGCAGTGCAAGGGCGAGGACATGGTGATCCAGTCGTCGGTGTCGCTCAAGACGAAGCACATCTCGTTCGGGTGCGATCGTGACGCGACCCAGTGTCTGCGCCGGTTGAGCGAAGGCGAGCCccgccagcagctggccgacggtgccggcggGCTGGTCGATCTGCTGCAGAAGAACACCGACTGGACGAAGGACCTGGTGTACGACGAGGGCGCCGAGTCGGTGTTCCACTTTGACGGCAACTCGGGCGCGATCGTGCCGAAGAACGTCGTGCAGCCGCAGGACTTTGCGGCGCACCAGTTCAGCATCGTGACGATGTTCCGGCACCACAGTATCGCGACGAACGATAAGCACACCAAGGAGCACATCGTGTGCAGCGCGGACGACCACAAGATGAACCGCCACCACATGGCGCTGTTTGTGCGCAACTGCCGgctgatcctgctgctgcgcaaGGACTTTAACGATGGCGACCTGAACATCTTCAGCCCGGCCGAGTGGCGCTGGAAGATTCCGCAGGTGTGCGACAACGAGTGGCACCACTACACGGTCAACGTGGACCTGCCGAAGGTGGAACTGTACGTCGATGGGGTGCGCTTCGAGAGCAGCGTCGAGGACCGGCACAGCAACCCGGAGGTGATCGACGATTGGCCTCTGCACGCGGCGCACGGCATCAACACGACGCTCGCGATCGGTGCCTGCTATCAGGGATCGGAGAACCGCCTGAAGCACGGTTTCAGTGGCGACATCTCGGAGATCAAGCTGTCGACCCGTGCCATCCTGACACCGAGCCAGATTCGCTGCGGAACGGACTGTGCCGAGAAGCTGCTGCCGCCCGCCGATCACTACCTTGAGCCGGAGCAGCAAATTCAGTCAAACACGCAGATGAACAAGATCGTGATCGAGGGTAGCAACAAGACCAacatcgagctgctgctgcagcaaatCCAGTACATCAATGCGAAGGAAAACCCCACGATCGGACGCCGTAACATCCAGGTGATGACCACGGTGAGCTGCCCGAACAAGAAGGCGATCCGGTTGCCAACGATCGATACCTACATCATGGTTACGTCGaccagcggtggtggtgctgcatcAGGTTCGTCCGGCACCGCGtctgcttcgtcgtcgtcatcagtGTCGGGGTTGTACAGCAAGATCCTGGACAAACCGCTCACCACGGACCAGAAGCCCCGGATTGTGATCAGCGGCAACTCGAACCATCTCGTGTCGTACCCGGACATCAAGGATGGTGTGAAGATCCTGGCGCAGATCAACATCAGCATCTACACCGGCAAGGACATTCGGCCCGAGATGCAGAAGCTGGACTCGTGCAACGTGAACGTGTTCCCGAGCCTCAACCCGGACCACGAGGAGATCACGATCGACGATAAGGACGGGGCGGATGAGTCGCTGTTCAAGTTCGACATCAAGACGAAGATCAGCAAGGAGGGCGTCGAGATGATCGGTTACGACACGATCGAGAACTACCAGCACGTGCTGAAGTCGCTCGTCTACATCAACAAGAAGCCGGCCTACTACCTGAACCGGGTGTTCAAGCTGACCTGCTCGCAGGTGGACGATCACTTCCGAAGCGCCGAGTACACGCTTACGCTGACGGTGCTGCACccgaagcagcagccaacgtcctcggcggcggcggccgccgcagcagcgtcGCCCTCGTCGAACGTTCTGCTCGCCATCTCAACCGCACCGTCCGAGGGTCAACATAATGCGCCCGTTGCCGTCGATTCGCACG ATAACACAAATCAGTACGCACATGCGATGCTACACTCGCACGATGTGCAGGAGGCCCAGTCGAAGGTTCGCACCAGTTCCGGCATCGTCGGGCACGAGAAGCTCGCCTCGTCCCACTCGACGATGCTGATTGTGGTGATTTGCGCCTCGTTCGTGCTGCTAATCTGCGGTGTCGGCATTGCCCGTCtgcgcaacaacagcaccggaAGTGCTGTGGGGGGTAGTGGTGGCGGTCTACTCGGGTCCGGCGCGGCCGGCCATTCGCGCAACACCGACAAACATCAGCCGTGCCCGAAGGTGGCCCCGGACCAGCAGCTCGATTGGGACGATTCCGCCCTGACCATCACCATCAACCCGATGCAGAACGACAACCTGTCGGACGAGAGCTCCGAGTCGGAGAACTCGGActccgaggacgaggaggtCATCAACGGGCGCTACAAAAACGTCAGCCAGCTCGAATGGGACAACTCCACAATGTAA